In Quercus robur chromosome 11, dhQueRobu3.1, whole genome shotgun sequence, the following proteins share a genomic window:
- the LOC126706912 gene encoding transcription factor MYB86-like encodes MGHHCCSKQKVKRGLWSPEEDEKLVNYITTHGHGSWSSVPKLAGLQRCGKSCRLRWINYLRPDLKRGSFSSQEERIIIDVHRILGNRWAQIAKHLPGRTDNEVKNFWNSCIKKKLLAQGLDPNTHNLLPSHKTNDIHNNGCNFSHTNPKPTSLFSVNSLMTDASVDMNTPFSTLLSFPPTDNNFSSPTIPIYELLNPNAVWTNQEQNPSSLMGSASSASSSLLNPSGFDSVQENCMWSGSFQPMEITKQDEMLQPEQQLLKPQLEMKDSEVEIKKADKLSDEQNNMDASFVNSNFDFDFMESTLMPCGMFYNASPMDQFAWDC; translated from the exons ATGGGCCATCACTGCTGCAGCAAACAGAAAGTCAAGAGAGGGTTATGGTCtcctgaagaagatgaaaagctcgTCAATTACATAACCACCCATGGCCATGGTTCATGGAGTTCTGTTCCAAAACTTGCAG GCTTGCAGAGGTGTGGAAAGAGTTGCAGATTAAGATGGATAAACTATTTGAGACCAGATCTCAAAAGGGGTTCGTTTTCCTCACAAGAAGAGAGAATCATCATTGATGTTCATAGGATTCTTGGCAACAGATGGGCTCAGATAGCCAAGCATTTGCCTGGCAGAACAGACAATGAGGTCAAGAACTTTTGGAATTCTTGCATTAAGAAGAAGCTCCTTGCACAAGGTTTAGATCCCAACACTCACAATCTCCTTCCTTCTCACAAAACTAATGATATTCACAACAATGGCTGCAATTTCTCTCATACTAATCCCAAACCCACTTCACTTTTCTCTGTAAATTCACTAATGACAGATGCTTCTGTGGACATGAACACACCATTTTCCACATTACTTTCTTTTCCTCCTACCGATAATAACTTTTCCAGCCCAACCATACCAATCTATGAACTCCTAAACCCTAATGCTGTATGGACAAACCAAGAGCAAAATCCAAGTTCTTTAATGGGAAGTGCTTCATCAGCATCTTCTTCTCTCTTAAACCCATCTGGTTTTGATAGTGTACAAGAGAACTGCATGTGGAGTGGTAGCTTTCAACCAATGGAGATCACAAAACAAGATGAAATGTTGCAGCCAGAGCAACAACTACTGAAGCCACAGCTAGAGATGAAGGACAGTGAAGTGGAAATTAAGAAGGCTGATAAATTGAGTGATGAGCAGAACAATATGGATGCTTCATTTGTGAACTCaaactttgattttgattttatggAGTCCACACTAATGCCATGCGGTATGTTTTACAATGCTAGTCCAATGGATCAATTTGCATGGGATTGTTAG
- the LOC126705403 gene encoding proline--tRNA ligase, cytoplasmic-like, producing MAGGDAKKSNASGGGKKKEVKKETGLGLANRKDENFGEWYSEVVVNGEMIEYYDISGCYILRPWAMAIWEIMQKFFDAEIKKMDIQNCYFPLFVSPGVLQKEKDHVEGFAPEVAWVTKSGESELEVPIAIRPTSETVMYPYYSKWIRGHRDLPLKLNQWCNVVRWEFSHPTPFIRSREFLWQEGHTAFATKAEADAEVLDILELYGRIYEEYLAIPVVKGKKSEMEKFAGGLYTTSVEAFVPNTGRGIQGATSHCLGQNFAKMFEINFENEKGEKGMVWQNSWAYSTRTIGVMVMVHGDDRGLVLPPKVASVQVIVIPVPYKDADTQAIFDACSATVASLSEAGIRAKADSRDNYSPGWKYSHWEMKGVPLRIEIGPKDLANSQVRAVRRDNSAKTDIPRDKLVQQVKEMLDNIQQSLFDAAKQKRDACIQTVKTWDEFVEALSQRKMILAPWCDEEEVEIEVKARTKGEMGACKSLCSPFDQPELLEGTKCFASGKPAKKWTYWGRSY from the exons ATGGCTGGTGGTGATGCAAAAAAGTCTAATGCAAGTGGTG GGGGGAAAAAGAAGGAGGTGAAGAAGGAGACTGGTTTGGGACTAGCGAATCGCAAGGATGAGAATTTTGGGGAGTGGTATTCTGAG GTAGTTGTGAATGGAGAAATGATTGAGTATTATGATATCTCTGGCTGTTATATTCTGAGGCCATGGGCAATGGCTATCTGGGAGATAATGCAA AAATTTTTTGATgctgaaataaagaaaatggacATCCAGAACTGCTACTTCCCACTTTTTGTTTCTCCTGGCGTATTACAGAAGGAGAAGGATCATGTTGAGGGTTTTGCTCCTGAG GTCGCATGGGTAACAAAATCTGGGGAATCTGAGTTGGAAGTGCCCATAGCAATTCGCCCAACAAGTGAAACTGTCATGTATCCTTACTATTCTAAATGGATTAGGGGACACCGTGACTTGCCTTTGAAACTTAATCAATGGTGCAATGTTGTTCGATGGGAATTCAGCCATCCTACGCCATTTATCAG GAGTCGTGAGTTTCTTTGGCAGGAAGGGCACACTGCTTTTGCAACAAAAGCAGAGGCAGATGCAGAG GTGCTAGATATTTTGGAACTGTATGGACGCATATATGAAGAGTACTTGGCTATTCCTGTCGTAAAGGGAAAGAAGAGTGAGATGGAGAAGTTTGCTGGTGGACTTTACACAACTAGTGTTGAG GCATTTGTTCCAAATACTGGTCGTGGCATACAAGGTGCAACTTCGCATTGTCTGGGTCAAAATTTTGCTAAAATGTTTGAGATAAACTTTGAAAATGAGAAGGGAGAGAAGGGTATGGTCTGGCAGAACTCATGGGCCTATAGCACTCGGACG ATTGGTGTTATGGTGATGGTTCATGGGGACGACAGAGGCTTAGTGCTGCCACCAAAAGTAGCATCTGTCCAGGTTATTGTAATTCCTGTGCCTTATAAAGATGCTGATACTCAGGCAATCTTTGATGCCTGTTCTGCCACTGTGGCCTCCTTGTCTGAGGCAGGTATTCGTGCTAAGGCAGACTCTAGAGATAATTACTCTCCTGGTTGGAAGTACTCACATTGGGAAATGAAAGGCGTTCCTCTAAGAATTGAAATTGGTCCAAAAGACTTGGCAAATAGTCAG GTACGTGCTGTTCGCCGTGATAATTCAGCAAAAACAGACATCCCTAGGGACAAGCTGGTTCAACAAGTAAAAGAAATGCTGGACAATATCCAACAAAGCCTGTTTGATGCTGCCAAACAAAAACGAGATGCTTGCATTCAGACTGTAAAAACTTGGGATGAATTTGTGGAAGCACTCAGCCAAAGGAAAATGATCTTAGCACCTTGGTGTGATGAGGAG GAGGTGGAGATAGAAGTAAAAGCAAGGACAAAGGGTGAGATGGGAGCATGTAAGAGCCTTTGTTCCCCATTTGACCAGCCAGAGCTCTTAGAAG GTACTAAATGCTTTGCGTCTGGAAAGCCTGCAAAAAAATGGACATACTGGGGAAGGAGTTACTAG